CCAGCGACTGGGAGACCTGGTAGCCGGTGTTGCCGGCGTCGGCCCACGGGTCGAGGAAAGACAGCATCCGCGCCCGGCGGTACTCCTCGGACATGCCGAACACGAACCCGCCCACGAGCGTCGCCGCCATCAGGGCGCCCATGCGCATGAGCGGGAGGCCCCCGACGAACACGGCGATGAGCACGATGATCGTGAGGATGATGGTCGTGCCCATGTCGGGCTGGAGCATCACCAACCCACCGAGCAGGCCCCCCACCACCAGGAGGGGGCGCAGGACGGCGCCCGGTTCGTGGGCCCGGTCGGCCCGCCGGGCCACCAGGTCGGCGGCGTAGACGAGCAGGGCCAGCTTGGCCAGCTCGGACGGCTGCATGTTCAGGGGGCCGAAGCCGAGCCACCGGGTCGAGCCGCCGGCCGTCACCCCCACCCCGGGCATGAGAACGAGGATGAGCAGCAGGCCGCACAGGACCACCGCAGGTGCCCCCAACCGCTGCCAGCGGCGGTAGTCGGACCGGGCGACCAGCACGAGGGCTGCCATGCCCAGGCACACCCACATGAGCTGGCGCTGGAAGAAGAGCCAGGCCCCGCCGTAGACGTGCAGGGCCTCCACCGACGATGCCGACAGCACCATGAGCAGCCCCAGCAGGCACAGGAAACCGACGACGATCCCGAGCCCGGCCGCGGCCGAGGCCCGCGACGGCCGCCCCCGGCGCCCGGGCGCCGGGGCCGGGACGGGGCGCAGCCCGCGGCCCGCAGGCCCGCTCACCGGCTCGCCCCCAGCCGTTCCCTTACCCGGCGGGCGAAATCGTCGCCCCGCTCGGCGTAGCTGCCGTACTGGTCGAACGAGGCGCAGGCGGGCGCCAGCAGGACCACATCGCCCGGCTGAGCCATG
This sequence is a window from Actinomycetota bacterium. Protein-coding genes within it:
- the ftsW gene encoding putative lipid II flippase FtsW — its product is MSGPAGRGLRPVPAPAPGRRGRPSRASAAAGLGIVVGFLCLLGLLMVLSASSVEALHVYGGAWLFFQRQLMWVCLGMAALVLVARSDYRRWQRLGAPAVVLCGLLLILVLMPGVGVTAGGSTRWLGFGPLNMQPSELAKLALLVYAADLVARRADRAHEPGAVLRPLLVVGGLLGGLVMLQPDMGTTIILTIIVLIAVFVGGLPLMRMGALMAATLVGGFVFGMSEEYRRARMLSFLDPWADAGNTGYQVSQSLVALGSGRLTGVGLGESRAKWGFLPNAHTDFIYAIIGEELGLVGTILVLALFLAFTVLGVKVALRAPDRFGTLLAAGVTGWVAGQALINMGAVTGRLPVTGVPLPFVSFGGSSLVVTMAAAGLLMSVSRHGARRRAP